From Cricetulus griseus strain 17A/GY chromosome 1 unlocalized genomic scaffold, alternate assembly CriGri-PICRH-1.0 chr1_0, whole genome shotgun sequence, a single genomic window includes:
- the Pgc gene encoding gastricsin: MKWLVVALLCLPLLEAALVRVPLKKMKTIRQNMKEKGVLKDFLKTHKYDPAQKYRFGNFGDFSVLYEPIAYMDAAYFGEISIGTPPQNFLVLFDTGSSNLWVPSIYCQSEACTTHPRYNPNKSSTYYTEGQTFSLQYGTGSLTGFFGYDTLTVQGIQVPNQEFGLSENEPGTNFVYADFDGIMGLAYPGLSAGGATTAMQGLLQEGALSQPLFGVYLGSQQGSNGGQIVFGGVDENLYTGEITWIPVTQELYWQITIDDFLIGDQVSGWCSQGCAGIVDTGTSLLTMPSQYLSDLLQTIGAQEGEYGEYFVSCDSVSSLPTFNFVLNGVEFPLSPSFYILQEDGVCMVGLESSPLTSESGQSMWILGDVFLRSYYAIFDMGNNRVGFATAV, encoded by the exons ATGAAGTGGCTGGTGGTAGCCTTGCTCTGCCTCCCGCTCTTGGAGGCAGCTTTGGTCAG GGTACCcctgaagaaaatgaagactatCCGTCAGAACATGAAAGAGAAGGGTGTGCTCAAGGACTTTCTGAAAACCCACAAGTATGACCCTGCCCAGAAATACCGCTTTGGCAACTTTGGTGACTTCAGTGTACTCTACGAGCCCATAGCCTACATGGAT GCCGCCTACTTTGGCGAGATCAGCATCGGAACTCCACCCCAGAACTTCCTGGTCCTTTTCGACACTGGTTCCTCCAACCTGTGGGTGCCTTCCATCTACTGCCAGAGCGAGGCCTGCA CCACACACCCCCGCTACAACCCCAACAAGTCTTCCACCTACTACACTGAAGGGCAGACCTTCTCCCTGCAGTACGGCACCGGCAGCCTTACTGGCTTCTTCGGCTATGACACTCTGACT GTCCAAGGCATTCAGGTCCCCAACCAGGAGTTTGGCCTGAGTGAGAATGAGCCAGGTACCAATTTTGTCTATGCAGATTTCGATGGCATCATGGGCCTGGCCTATCCCGGCCTGTCTGCAGggggtgccaccactgccatgcAGGGCTTGTTGCAGGAGGGTGCTCTCTCCCAGCCCCTCTTCGGTGTCTACCTCGGCAG cCAGCAGGGATCTAATGGTGGACAGATTGTTTTCGGGGGTGTGGATGAGAACCTCTACACTGGGGAGATCACCTGGATTCCCGTCACCCAGGAGCTCTACTGGCAGATTACCATCGATGA CTTCCTTATTGGTGACCAAGTCTCCGGCTGGTGCTCCCAGGGCTGTGCAGGCATTGTAGACACAGGCACCTCTCTGCTTACCATGCCCTCTCAGTACCTGAGTGACCTTCTGCAGACCATAGGAGCCCAGGAAGGAGAATATGGAGAG TATTTTGTGAGCTGTGACAGCGTCAGTAGCCTGCCTACCTTCAACTTTGTCCTCAACGGTGTCGAGTTCCCTCTGTCACCCTCTTTCTACATCCTCCAG GAGGATGGTGTCTGCATGGTGGGCCTTGAGAGCagccctctgacctctgagagTGGCCAGTCCATGTGGATCCTTGGAGATGTCTTCCTCAGGTCTTACTATGCCATCTTCGACATGGGCAATAACAGGGTGGGCTTTGCCACTGCCGTCTAG